GCGATATCCGGAGGCGTGTGGGCCACATATTTGAGCAAGTCGCGCACGTCGGCCAGGAGAATGACCAGGCTCTTTTTTTCATCGCGGTCCTTGAGTTTAAACACTTTTGCCACAGCCGCCGCGTCGGTGGCATCGCAGCCTATCCCCCAGATCGTATCAGTTGGATAGAGAATGGTGCCGCCATTGCGGAGCGCTTCCAGGCTGTTAACGATGTCCTGTTCGAAGTTCATGTTGATAAATTTCCATTACTACTTCCGCCGTTTTTTGAGCGGTAAATTGTTGTGCATGGTCGAGCCCCTTCAGGCGCATACTGTTGACCAGGGCTGTATCGCCCGCTACCCTTTCCATCGCATGCGCGATACTCTCGGGCCGAAGCGGATCGATGTAGAGCGCAGCCTCGCCGCCCGTTTCATGAAAGCAGGAACCCTGCGAAGTGATTACCGGCGTCTGGCTCCAGAGCGCTTCCAGGATGGGGATGCCGAATCCCTCGAAAACAGAAGGATATATGAGTCCTGCGGCCCCCTGATAAAGGGCGGGCAGGTCGTGGTAAGCGAAGCTGGCCATCTCGTTAAGAAAGAAAACCTTTTGCCCCAGCCCATGCTCACTCACATATTCCTTTACCTTCTTTTTATATCCTGAGCCATCGCCTAACACCACCAGCGGCAGCGACGCGCCGTTGAGGAGAGACATAGCTTTTACAATGCCCAGGAGATTTTTTCGCTCTATAATAGAACCCACGTACAGGAAATATTCCTTTGGCAGGTTATACTTATCCAACATTACGTTGATATGTGCTTTCGGGTGTTCGATCGCAAAAGCCGGATCACACGCCTGGTAGGCAACGGAGATCTTTTCCGGCGGTGTTTGATAATAATGCACCAGGTCATCCTTCGTCTGCTGACTGATCGCAACTACCCTGTCGGCCTTTTCGCAGGCGTATTTCGCCTTTTTGCGGTAGGTGTATACATCGATGGGATTGTACTGCTCCGGGTAGCGCTCAAAGATCAGGTCGTGCATGGTAACGATGCTTTTCACCCCTGTTTTATGGATGCCGAAAGGAAGTTCGTGACTAAGGCCGTGAAAAATATCCAGCTTATGACGCGAAAGTTCGCCGGAAATAAAACGGCTGCGCCAGGCCGAACGAAACAGCTTATGCAAAGCCTGCTGCGGCTGTACCGTGTGCATATTGGAATAAGCGCCGGCGGCAAACATGCCGGTGATTTTAGGAGCGAACAGGTAATATTGATGTTCCGGGTGAAAAGTAGCAAGGGAATGGATGAGCGTCCGGCTATAATTGCCGAGCCCTGTTTTGTTCTGATAAGCCCTTTTGGCGTCGAAACCGATATTCAAGCGTAGGATACTTTGATGAAACGCCAAAAGTAACAGGAAAAATCGGCAATCCGGCCCATCTCTACATTTTTCGCTTTCTTCTTTTATTTTTGCGGAAAAATTATCAATCCGATGGAATTACAGCAACAGATATTAGCGGCTTGGAACGACCGGGCGCTTTTGCAGCAAACCCAGTACTCCGATGCAGTAAGGGCAGTGATTGAAAGTGTGGACAAAGGTAAACTGAGAGTAGCAGAGCCAACCGCAGATGGATGGCAAGTGAACGAGTGGGTAAAACAGGCCATCCTGATGTACTTTTCCATTCAGTCTATGGAGACTATGAGCCTGCCTCCTTTCGAGTTTTATGATAAAATGAAACTGAAAACCAATTACGCGGAACTCGGCGTTCGTGTAGTACCTCACGCGGTTGCACGTTACGGCGCATTTATCGCAAAAGGCGCTATTCTTATGCCTTCTTATGTGAACATTGGTGCTTATGTGGACGAGGGTACCATGGTGGATACCTGGGCGACCGTAGGTTCCTGCGCGCAGATCGGTAAGAACGTACACCTGAGCGGTGGCGTAGGTATCGGCGGCGTACTCGAGCCCCTGCAGGCCAGCCCCGTAATCATTGAAGACGGTGTGTTCGTAGGTTCGCGTTGCATCGTAGTAGAAGGCGTACACGTAGAGAAAGAAGCCGTACTCGGTGCAAACGTGGTACTGACAAAATCTACTAAGATCATCGACGTAACAGGTGCAGAGCCTGTTGAATTTAAGGGTCGTGTACCAGCGCGCAGCGTGGTGATTCCTGGTTCTTACACCAAGAAATTCCCTGCGGGTGAATACCAGGTGCCTTGCGCGTTGATTATTGGTCAGCGTAAAGCATCTACCGATTTGAAGACGAGTTTGAATGATACGTTGCGTGAGTTCAACGTGGCTGTTTAATTTTACTTGGTGGCCCTGCTTTGGCGGGGCTGCTCTTTTTTTGTTCCTGTTTTGAAAAAAAATTTGGAAATAAATTAAGGTTGCTTACCTTTGCAATCCCTTAACACGGAACAAGATGCCCAGATGGCGAAATTGGTAGACGCACTGTGTTCAGGTCGCAGCGCCGGCAACGGTGTGCTGGTTCGAATCCAGTTCTGGGCACCTGAAAGAAAGGTCGGAGTTTTACTCCGGCCTTTTTCTTTTTTACGTTTAGGAAACGCACTACATATTGGAAGGATAATCCGTCTTTTTAGTCACGAGCGTATTACATCCGACAACGAGGGAATAACTGTAAAAATTCGTTACAACAAAATGCCTTTGGGGCTGAAATTTTTGATGGGTCTGTTGTTTTTTAGTGACAGGTATATTCCAGTTCCTTTCACTTAGGTAAATCTTCTCCCACGGCTACGTTTTCTATACTTCTCAGTTAAGGCGTTGATCAGTCCATCCAACGATAACAAAAACATCGCGTAAAAAAATCTTGCTACTCTAATTTACGCTTATTATTTTCGCCTTGTTATTCACCTGGAATGGCCGTTAATCTGATACCTGTACCGTGACCCGTAATTGAATCCGCAAAGACGCAGATCGCTAACATCCGCCAGTAACATTATTAACCTATTAGTGCAAACCCGATGTGGCAAGTGGTGCACCTATGCGATTTTTTTATTGACGAATGTTCGCTCAGTCGTGTATGGCCATCTCTTTACCGCTTCAATTAACCAGTTAAACACCTGTTGGCCGGTTATTCGCCGCTTTGGACGAGACTAAGCATATAAATTCGCTGCCATAGCAGGGCGGACGCTCCCTGTATGCGGCTCTGGAACATTAAAATCCCTGTAAGAAAAAGTATTAACTATGAAGAAACGCATTATACGTAGGATCATCATCATCCTAACCTTGTTTGCTAGCTGTAACCTCTCGGTCCGAGCCCAAACGAACTATATTCCACCCGCACCGCAGGTGTCCTTCGCAGCCCCTGAGCAGTCCGCGATTGCTAAATTTATCAATTACCCGGTGAGTTACAATGCCGGGCTTCCCAATGTGTCCATACCCATATATGAGATTAACACCGGCGAGCTTGTGCTGCCAATTTATCTGAGCTACCACGCCTCTGGTGTAAAAGTATCCGAGTACGGTGGGTGGGCCGGTATTGGCTGGACGTTGAATATCAATCCGTCGATTTCGAAAAGCATTAATGGGTTCGATGATGATATGGGATACTTAGCGAACACTAACTTTGGAAAAGTATTTACGGATGTTCACTATAAAAAAGACATCATCAACGGTGAAAAGTGGACGGATGAAACGCCGGACGATTTTTACTATAAGTTGCTGAAAAAGAGCGGTCGGTTTACCTATAGGAAGGATTGTAGTAACTGTACCAGTTATGGGATTGAAACATTTCCTTTCGAGCCAATTACTATAAGTCGCGCCGGCAGTCAGTTTAACATAACCGATGAAGACGGCACACTATACAAGTTTGGTGGCGTCTCCAGCGGACCTGCATACGATCAGGATGCCAACAGCCTTCATATTGTGACCTTTAAGGCACGCGAAATTATCTCGCCTTCCAAAGGCGATACGATCAGGTTTTCCTATGAGCAAAACCAATTCCCAACTGCTGTGTCCTCCGGTGCACATAATGACTTCATCACACTAGAAGATAAGACTACGGAAACAGCTTTAGTAGTTACTACAGGATGTTCCCCCCAGGACTATAATAAGTTTACGCCTGCTATTGCAGAAAATACATTGGCGGCATTGCAGTCTCGATACATCTGGGGGTATCAGCAAAACGGTTCCTTCAGCGTGCAAACTTGCCCGCCGGGTGTGGGTGCAGGGGCTCCGGGCAGTTCTATCAGGGAGTCGCGGCTAACTACTATTCAGTTCAGGGGAGGACGTATTGAAGTTATCGGAGCGTCCGGTAAACTCAGCAAAATAAGAGTGTTTAACAGTCATAACGTTTTGCTAAGGGAGATTGAATTTGTACTCAACAGGAGGACTGAGCGGGAATACCTGGACGCTTTGCGTTTCAAGGATGCTAGCGGTAACATTATTGAAAACTACACATTCAATTACTATGGCACCGCAATTCACCCTCTCTCTGCCTCGTATGATCACTGGGGGTATAACAATGCTGGTGTAAATCCGATTTCGTCTGGTTCGAGCGCAGTCCCCTTCTTTTCAACACTCGCATATCCGAAACCAGATGTGGCCTGGACGCCGCCTTCCGTTTCACTTAACCTCGGATACGCAAATAAAGCATCCGATGAATCCAGTGCGTGGCAAGGAACTTTGTCGAGCATCAAGTTCCCCACTGGGGGACAAACCTACTTCGATTATGAGCTAAATAAATATGTAGATGACATATCTGGCTTGCTAATGAATGCAGGAGGACTCAGGATCAGAGAAATCAGAGAATACGAAGCCCCGGGCAGGCTAGCGTTACATCGGGTTTTTAAATATGGGAAAAATGAATCAGGAGGCGGAGTCATCAAACATATACCAGTGATTGATGACTACCGTACAGACCAAACCAAGTTATACTATCATGCTAATGGCTCCATCAACTATTTTAGCCGCCGCTTCCAAACGTGGCGTTCTAACCTGCCTTATGATCCTTTCTTTGCTGGGGGGGCGAGTGTTTTGTATGATGAAGTAACGGAGTACATAACAAGTTACGGTGATGTAAACGTGAACACTGGTAAAACTGTTTATGAATACAATGTGACGGAAGACTTAAAAAATCGTAGGATAAAACTCGATCCTGGAAGCTCTGTATACATCGATTTTAAGAATGACTCATGGCTGTATGGGCAATTGATTGGCACAAAGAAGTATGCAAACGACGGCGGCATTTACAGGTTGATCACCCTCGATACGCTCATTTACAACCGTAAAACCTTTGCAAACCGCGCCGTGATGGGTGCTAAATGGGCGCCATCTACCATATCCATGCTTACGGCAGGTCAAAATGCTTACCCAATCGATGCCTGGATTCATAATGTCGGCATGTGGGGTTATAGTTATGATGATGTTCCGGGTTACACGTACCTTGAGAAGGAGTTGCACCGTGAGGTGACTACAGCCGGGGATTTGATGTCTACTAAAGAATATTTCTATAATAATGACGAATTACCGCGTCCCAGTAAAGTACTAGAGGTCAACAGCAAAAACGATACAGTGATCACGCATGTAACATACCCGGGCGACTACGGGCCTGGTCTGATGGGTGCCATGGTCGGACAAAACTTTGTCGGCGTTCCTGTAGAACAGTACCGGGAAGTGCTGAAAGGCGGTATTGGCAATGTTACAGATGGAAAACTGAATCAATTCGTTTATGGCTCTAATCATGGGGCCGGCGGCTTCTTGCTGGAAAAGCAGCATTCCTGGGCAAACGTTGCTCCGGTACCCGAATCATCATTTACGCCGTTTGATGGGTTTCAGGGATTCGATTCACGCTACTCGGAGGATATAGAGTTTTCCGCATACACATCGAGCGGCAGGATACAGGAATATAAGACGAAGGATGGTGTTGTTATTGTGATCCTTTGGGGCTACCACGGGCGGTATCCGGTGGCCAAAATTGCCGGAGCGGACCATATGTCGGTGCTAAATGCCCTCACTAACCTTCAAGCGCAGATCAATAGCAGCACTAGCGTACCGAATAACGATGCCAACGTACGCACCCTGTTGAATGTAATACGAACGCACTTCGCTACCAATCCCACCATACAAGTTTCTACTTACACCTACATTCCGCTTGTAGGCGTTACTAGCGAAACAAACCCTGCTGGTAAAATCACATATTATGAATATGACAGTTATGCAAGGCTGAAAGTAGTTAAAGACCAGGACGGCAATATTCTAAAGCAATACGATTATCAATATCAGGTTAACCCATAAAATATCCCGACCATGAAAAGTACTTATAATTTCGTTTGCCGATGCCTTCCGCTTCTCATTGGGGGTATGGTTGTCTTTACCAATGTTATCGCGCAGGAAATACCCGATAATATTCTACCACCGGTCAAAACGCCACAGCCTATCCAACCGGCTTACCCGCCAGGGATGACCGTCAACTACGTACGTACATATAATCTACAGAAACCCGTCAGCACCACAACCGGCGTAACCGCCCTGACGGATCCGAAAGACGTACTCCAGGTAACAGCGTATGTTGATGGCCTAGGCAGGCCATTACAAACTGTATCAAAGGGCATATCTCCTGCCAAGCTAGACCTGGTGGCTCCTTTGTACTATGATGTTTTCGGCAGGGAGGTCACTAAATATCTACCGTACGTCGCCAATACAGGCAACGGTGCATTCAAGATGTCCCCTTTTATGAGCCAGGACACCTTCGCGAGGTCTCAGTACCTGAATGAACAAATCTTCTATAGCAAAACTGAATACGAAGCTTCTCCCTTAAATAGAGTGGTGAAAACAATGCCTGCCGGCAACAACTGGGCAGGCAGCAACCGCGGTATTGCAGAAAGCTACCTGGTAAATACTGTGTCTGATTCTGTAAAGATATGGGACATTGGATATGAGAACGGGGCATATCCAGTTGCCCGCGCAGGATTTTATGCCATTGGGCAGTTGCGTAAACAAACTACCACTGATGAGGCAGGCAACAGCGTTGTTGTTTTCAAAGACAAAAACGGGCAAGTGATACTAAAAAAATTAATGCTACTCCCAACTGCCGCTGCTGGTTACGCCGGCTGGCTATCTACTTACTACGTATACGACGATTTCGGCCGCCTGCGTTATGTGATGCCACCCAAGGCGGTGAATACACTAGCAGCCAACGGCTGGAACCTTTCATCCGCTTCGCTCCGCAGCGAACTATGTTTTCGCTATGAGTACGATAGCCGAGGGCGCATGTGCCTGAAAGAATTACCAGGCGCCGCCGCCGTAGAAATGTTATACGATACACGCGACAGGCTGGTTTTTACCCGCGATGCCAACCTCCGGAAAGCCAGCAAATGGCTGGCTACCTTCTACGATGATTTAAACAGGCCCGTCATGTTGGCCTTCTTTGAAAGCCAGCAGACGGCAACACAACTTAGCAACCTA
This genomic interval from Chitinophaga horti contains the following:
- a CDS encoding glycosyltransferase family 4 protein, which produces MNIGFDAKRAYQNKTGLGNYSRTLIHSLATFHPEHQYYLFAPKITGMFAAGAYSNMHTVQPQQALHKLFRSAWRSRFISGELSRHKLDIFHGLSHELPFGIHKTGVKSIVTMHDLIFERYPEQYNPIDVYTYRKKAKYACEKADRVVAISQQTKDDLVHYYQTPPEKISVAYQACDPAFAIEHPKAHINVMLDKYNLPKEYFLYVGSIIERKNLLGIVKAMSLLNGASLPLVVLGDGSGYKKKVKEYVSEHGLGQKVFFLNEMASFAYHDLPALYQGAAGLIYPSVFEGFGIPILEALWSQTPVITSQGSCFHETGGEAALYIDPLRPESIAHAMERVAGDTALVNSMRLKGLDHAQQFTAQKTAEVVMEIYQHELRTGHR
- a CDS encoding 2,3,4,5-tetrahydropyridine-2,6-dicarboxylate N-succinyltransferase; this encodes MELQQQILAAWNDRALLQQTQYSDAVRAVIESVDKGKLRVAEPTADGWQVNEWVKQAILMYFSIQSMETMSLPPFEFYDKMKLKTNYAELGVRVVPHAVARYGAFIAKGAILMPSYVNIGAYVDEGTMVDTWATVGSCAQIGKNVHLSGGVGIGGVLEPLQASPVIIEDGVFVGSRCIVVEGVHVEKEAVLGANVVLTKSTKIIDVTGAEPVEFKGRVPARSVVIPGSYTKKFPAGEYQVPCALIIGQRKASTDLKTSLNDTLREFNVAV